The Acetobacter sp. DNA window GGCGGCGGTGATCGGTTTCCATGCTTCCACCTGTTCCTGAGACCACAGGCCCGGAGCATACGGCCAGCCGAGACCTTCACGGCTGATCCCGGTCGCTTCCGAGATGATCAGGCCGGCGTCAGCCCGCTGTGCGTAATATTCCGCCATGATGGGAGTGGGAACATGTTCGCGGGTGCCTCTGGCCCGCGTCAGCGGGGCCATGAGAACTCTGTTTCCGGCGTGAATGCTTCCCAGTTCGATCGGTTCAAACAGGCTGGGCATAGACATCTCCTTTCCTCAAATTCTGTCTGCATGAGGTGGGACGCCTGATATCGATTGCAATAGCCCGTTAAAACCTGTTTCGGATAAATCTCGAACTATGCTAAATAAATCAGTATGTTGTTATGGAAACTTTTTCGTTTCCTTTTTGCCCGGCACTGTTGGGGCGCTGATGGATTTGGCATTTTCCGCTCTTTTCCCGGCTGATGTCCTGTGCACAAAAATCCGTCCCTGCCTGTAGAATATCCAGACATGATGGGCCGCGAACCAGTCGGAGCCGAGCAGCATATCGACGGACTGTTCCGACACGGGAGAGACGGTCAGAACCGGGTTTCGCTCGGTTTCTTCTCCGATGGTCAGACTGTGGAATTTATGCCACCGGTAGACCGACTCTTTTCCATCCACACCGGCCGTCGTGCCACCCGGGTCAGTGGCAAGCTGCTCTTCCGTCAGCCCCATTGCCTCGGCTGCGCGACGGGAGAGAATGCGGGACCGGGCTCCACTGTCCAGCAGCGCCGTCAGTTCATGGCCGTCCAGTTGAACGTGAAGAACGATGCGATGCCCCCGTTCCTCGGCTTCAAGGTTCTGCCACTCGACGCCGGGCACGGAGGGCGGTTCCACAGAACAGAGGTCTGTCCTGCGTCCCGGTGCGTTCCACATGGCGACGCGCCCATGCGGTGCGTCAAT harbors:
- a CDS encoding retropepsin-like aspartic protease → MNRLHSLWTGLALQWLMVSAAFAAPCPLTPVMEAPLRNDLGFLSAPVAIAGRTVNFIVDTGSEGSLISPWFARFMKLPEDPNALTHVSGTGGSGGVVPNVIVPSLQVGNTGFGPVSMPLGFLPSRPNITPPVEGLLGGDVLAQDVLEIDAPHGRVAMWNAPGRRTDLCSVEPPSVPGVEWQNLEAEERGHRIVLHVQLDGHELTALLDSGARSRILSRRAAEAMGLTEEQLATDPGGTTAGVDGKESVYRWHKFHSLTIGEETERNPVLTVSPVSEQSVDMLLGSDWFAAHHVWIFYRQGRIFVHRTSAGKRAENAKSISAPTVPGKKETKKFP